The Engraulis encrasicolus isolate BLACKSEA-1 chromosome 4, IST_EnEncr_1.0, whole genome shotgun sequence genome includes a window with the following:
- the galk2 gene encoding N-acetylgalactosamine kinase codes for MTSHPPKFKLSVCGSERLQRLKETFQKKYGEPALFYACAPGRVNLIGEHIDYCGYAVLPMAIEQTILAAVSLNNTQTIHLANTNERYQDFQVSSDSIVIDRDNPQWYYYFLCGVKGIQERLGLSPLAGMRCLVDGNIPASSGLSSSSALVCCAGLVTMEANHKALSKVELAEVCAKCERYIGTEGGGMDQSISFLAEEGTAKLIEFNPLRATDVKLPEGAVFVISNCCVEMNKAASSHFNIRVVECRIAAKLLAKAGGLEWRRVQRLGAVQEELGLGLEEMLERVEELLHPESYSREEVCTALGITPQELSQDILSANTHQVSHFKLYQRARHVYGEAARVRRFKSVCDASPVDVLPQLGQLMNQSHQSCRDLYECSCTQLDQLVNICLEAGALGSRLTGAGWGGCAVSMVPAEKINSFLQTVREKYYLPDPRLAALEKQSLFVTKPGGGAAIFTDDM; via the exons ATGACATCCCACCCGCCCAAGTTCAAGTTGTCAGTCTGCGGGAGCGAGAG GTTACAACGACTGAAGGAAACATTTCAGAAAAAGTATGGAGAACCTGCATTGTTTTACGCATGTGCACCCGGGCGGGTAAATTTAATAG GAGAACACATTGACTACTGTGGCTATGCTGTCCTCCCCATGGCCATTGAACAAACCATTCTGGCTGCAGTCTCTTTGAACAACACCCAAACAATCCACCTGGCCAACACCAATGAGAGATACCA GGATTTCCAGGTGTCATCTGACAGTATTGTCATCGACCGGGACAATCCACAGTGGTACTATTACTTCCTTTGCGGAGTGAAGGGGATTCAG GAGCGCCTAGGCCTGTCCCCTCTGGCCGGCATGCGGTGCCTGGTGGATGGGAACATCCCTGCCAGCTCTGGCCTGTCCAGCTCCAGTGCACTGGTCTGCTGTGCTGGTCTTGTGACCATGGAGGCCAACCACAAAGCCCTCTCCAAA GTGGAGCTAGCGGAAGTGTGTGCCAAGTGTGAGCGCTACATTGGCACTGAGGGCGGGGGCATGGACCAGTCCATCTCCTTCCTGGCTGAGGAGGGcacg GCCAAGTTGATTGAGTTCAACCCTCTGCGGGCCACAGATGTGAAGCTGCCTGAGGGCGCCGTGTTTGTCATCTCCAACTGCTGTGTGGAGATGAACAAGGCCGCCTCCTCCCACTTCAACATCCGGGTGGTCGAGTGCCGCATAGCTGCCAAG ctGCTGGCCAAGGCGGGCGGTCTGGAGTGGCGTCGTGTGCAGCGTCTGGGGGCGGTGCAggaggagctggggctggggctggaggagaTGCTGGAGCGCGTGGAGGAGCTGTTGCACCCGGAGTCCTACAGCAGGGAGGAGGTGTGCACCGCGCTGGGCATCACCCCCCAGGAACTCAGCCAAGACATACTCAGCGCCAACACGCACCAAg TGTCCCACTTCAAGCTGTACCAGCGGGCGAGGCATGTGTACGGGGAGGCTGCGCGCGTGCGGCGCttcaagagtgtgtgtgacgCGTCTCCTGTGGACGTGCTGCCGCAGCTGGGCCAGCTGATGAACCAGAGCCACCAGAGCTGCAGAGACCTGTACGAGTGCAGCTGCACACAGCTCGACCAGCTCGTCAACATCTGCCT GGAAGCGGGGGCTTTGGGTTCCAGGCTAACGGGAGCAGGCTGGGGAGGATGCGCCGTTTCCATGGTACCTGCTGAGAAGATAAACTCTTTCCTCCAGACCGTGCGGGAGAAGTACTATCTTCCTGACCCCCGCCTGGCAGCTCTGGAGAAGCAGAGCCTGTTCGTGACCAAGCCAGGAGGGGGGGCAGCTATTTTCACTGACGACATGTGA
- the cops2 gene encoding COP9 signalosome complex subunit 2, whose amino-acid sequence MSDMEDDFMCDDEEDYDLEYSEDSNSEPNVDLENQYYNSKALKEDDPKAALSSFQKVLELEGEKGEWGFKALKQMIKINFKLTNFPEMMNRYKQLLTYIRSAVTRNYSEKSINSILDYISTSKQMDLLQEFYETTLEALKDAKNDRLWFKTNTKLGKLYLEREEFSKLQKILRQLHQSCQTDDGEDDLKKGTQLLEIYALEIQMYTAQKNNKKLKALYEQSLHIKSAIPHPLIMGVIRECGGKMHLREGEFEKAHTDFFEAFKNYDESGSPRRTTCLKYLVLANMLMKSGINPFDSQEAKPYKNDPEILAMTNLVSAYQNNDITEFEKILKTNHSNIMDDPFIREHIEELLRNIRTQVLIKLIKPYTRIHIPFISKELNIDVADVESLLVQCILDNTINGRIDQVNQLLELDHQKRGGARYTALDKWTNQLNSLNQAIVSKLA is encoded by the exons ATGTCTGACATGGAGGATGATTTCATGTGCGATGATGAGGAGGATTATGACCtg GAATACTCAGAGGACAGCAACTCCGAGCCAAATGTGGACTTGGAAAACCAGTACTATAATTCCAAAGCACTGAAGGAGGATGACCCCAAAGCTGCACTCAGCAGCTTCCAGAAG GTTCTGGAACTTGAAGGAGAAAAGGGTGAATGGGGATTCAAGGCATTGAAACAGATGATCAAGATCAACTTTAAGCTG ACTAACTTCCCTGAAATGATGAATCGCTACAAGCAACTCTTGACCTACATTCGTAGTGCTGTCACTAGAAACTACTCAGAGAAATCAATCAACTCCATATTGGATTATATCTCCACTTCAAAACAG ATGGATCTACTTCAAGAATTTTATGAAACAACATTAGAGGCTTTGAAGGATGCCAAGAATGACAGGCTTTGGTTCAAGACCAACACAAAG CTTGGGAAATTGTATTTGGAGCGAGAAGAGTTCAGCAAGCTGCAGAAAATTCTTCGACAGCTTCACCAGTCATGTCAG ACGGACGATGGGGAGGATGACCTGAAGAAAGGCACTCAACTGCTGGAGATCTACGCGCTGGAGATCCAGATGTACACTGCCCAGAAGAACAACAAGAAGCTGAAGGCCCTGTACGAGCAGTCACTGCACATCAAGTCTGCCATTCCACATCCTCTCATCATGGGGGTCATCCGAG AATGCGGGGGCAAGATGCACTTGCGGGAGGGAGAGTTTGAGAAGGCCCACACAGACTTTTTCGAGGCGTTCAAGAACTATGACGAGTCGGGGAGCCCACGGCGGACCACCTGTCTGAAGTACCTGGTCTTGGCCAACATGCTGATGAAGTCCGGCATCAACCCCTTTGACTCGCAGGAG GCAAAACCATACAAAAATGATCCCGAAATTCTCGCCATGACAAATTTGGTAAG TGCCTACCAGAATAACGACATCACAGAGTTTGAGAAGATCCTGAAGACGAACCATAGTAACATAATGGACGACCCATTCATTAGAGAACACATTGAAG AGCTATTGCGCAACATCAGGACACAAGTGCTTATCAAGTTAATTAAGCCTTACACAAGAATACACATACCTTTTATCTCTAAG GAGCTGAACATCGATGTTGCAGACGTGGAAAGCTTACTCGTTCAGTGTATATTAGACAA TACGATCAATGGCCGAATTGACCAGGTCAACCAACTCCTGGAGCTTGACCATCAGAAGAGAGGCGGCGCCCGCTACACTGCATTGGACAAATGGACCAATCAGCTGAACTCTCTCAACCAAGCGATCGTCAGCAAGCTGGCTTGA